In Phragmites australis chromosome 24, lpPhrAust1.1, whole genome shotgun sequence, the following are encoded in one genomic region:
- the LOC133906991 gene encoding sulfated surface glycoprotein 185, giving the protein MEFLVLFLVVSSSLVLPSLGLAVSGQEEHELVHLHEPSQAGVHVSVAHEELRMVASSVLGAESWLRTHVLAHYPSEHITTIVVGHGVTCNHGCELLSLRLSHAVKNLHHSLVRWGLVDDIKVTAASTMCVRDRGVLKRRLYGRHHLPPSLTFPPPQPPAGLTNLPPPPGVPLSFAPNYPPEVVPSVPPTSTVPVRSPVAVPASPPPAVSASPPSTMPSSPPTSTPASPPEAADGIAPLAMPPPCLAPQAAAMSPPPWSSEGGNGGGGLWCVAKPTVPEDKLQEAMDYACGQDGVDCQEIAAGGRCFYPDNIASHASYAFNSYWQKMRRIGGDCNFGGTAVLINSDPSYLQCRFMLG; this is encoded by the coding sequence TTTCAGGTCAAGAAGAACATGAGCTGGTTCACCTCCATGAGCCATCTCAGGCAGGTGTGCATGTATCAGTCGCTCACGAGGAACTCCGCATGGTGGCCTCTTCGGTTCTTGGAGCAGAGTCCTGGCTCAGGACCCATGTCCTGGCACACTACCCCTCAGAGCACATCACCACCATCGTTGTAGGCCATGGCGTCACCTGCAACCATGGTTGCGAGCTCCTCTCGCTTCGCCTCTCACACGCCGTCAAGAATCTGCACCACTCTCTGGTGCGGTGGGGCCTTGTTGATGATATCAAGGTCACAGCTGCATCCACCATGTGCGTGAGGGACAGAGGTGTTCTGAAGAGGAGGCTCTATGGTAGGCACCACTTGCCACCGTCGCTCACGTTCCCGCCACCGCAACCGCCTGCAGGGTTGACAAATTTGCCTCCGCCGCCAGGAGTGCCACTGTCCTTTGCACCAAATTACCCGCCTGAAGTTGTCCCGTCAGTTCCACCCACTTCTACTGTGCCGGTGCGCTCTCCAGTTGCTGTGCCAGCAAGCCCACCGCCCGCGGTGTCTGCTAGTCCACCTTCCACAATGCCCTCTAGCCCACCCACATCAACGCCTGCTAGTCCGCCTGAGGCTGCGGACGGCATAGCCCCATTGGCGATGCCGCCGCCATGCTTGGCTCCGCAGGCAGCAGCAATGTCGCCGCCTCCTTGGTCCAGTGAAGGTGGGAATGGTGGTGGGGGTTTGTGGTGTGTGGCCAAGCCGACTGTACCGGAAGACAAGCTGCAGGAAGCAATGGACTATGCTTGCGGCCAGGATGGAGTCGATTGCCAGGAGATTGCAGCTGGAGGAAGGTGCTTCTACCCAGACAACATTGCATCGCACGCGTCATATGCGTTCAATAGCTATTGGCAGAAAATGAGGCGGATCGGTGGGGACTGCAATTTCGGTGGTACTGCTGTGCTGATCAATTCTGACCCAA